One window of the Glycocaulis alkaliphilus genome contains the following:
- a CDS encoding SO2930 family diheme c-type cytochrome translates to MTRTLTLLAAAFLLAACGNDAADPPAGAPVDLAAWEADTAFHTSGNPARLEDWGQFRIEGERLVLAEGVVPYGMNTALFSDYALKLRTVWLPEGAEPAAWHDTDTFAFPVGTVITKTFYYPRGGGAFDAVALELDPNAHFDGVALDLSAIRVIETRILVRREEGWAAIPYAWNEDQRSTRLARAGAFVDLTLLEAGGRSTALTYQIPDVNQCAQCHITNANDGQVRPIGPRARHLNGDYPYAHGSQNQLDHWREAGLLTGGPESHAAPRSTVWHGETILAGMALESAARAYIDINCAHCHSRTGHARTSGLYLEPSDPVGPAFGVCKPPIAAGRGTGNRLYSIVPGDSHASIFTFRMETTRPDAMMPELGRSVAHREGLALVAAWIDAMAGEC, encoded by the coding sequence ATGACGCGCACGCTCACCCTTCTCGCGGCGGCGTTCCTGCTGGCCGCGTGCGGAAACGACGCCGCTGATCCGCCTGCGGGCGCGCCGGTGGATCTGGCGGCGTGGGAGGCTGATACGGCCTTCCATACCAGCGGCAATCCGGCGCGGCTGGAGGACTGGGGCCAGTTCCGCATCGAGGGTGAGCGTCTGGTGCTCGCCGAAGGCGTCGTGCCCTATGGCATGAATACGGCGCTGTTCTCCGACTATGCGCTGAAGCTGCGCACGGTCTGGCTCCCCGAAGGGGCAGAGCCTGCCGCCTGGCATGATACCGATACGTTCGCGTTTCCGGTCGGCACGGTCATCACCAAGACCTTCTACTATCCGCGTGGCGGCGGGGCATTTGACGCGGTGGCGCTGGAGCTGGACCCCAACGCCCATTTTGACGGGGTGGCGCTGGACCTTTCTGCCATACGGGTGATCGAGACGCGCATTCTGGTGCGGCGCGAGGAGGGCTGGGCGGCCATTCCCTATGCCTGGAACGAGGATCAGCGCTCCACGCGCCTTGCGCGTGCCGGTGCCTTTGTCGATCTGACGCTGCTGGAAGCTGGCGGGCGCTCGACTGCCCTTACCTACCAGATACCCGATGTGAACCAGTGCGCGCAGTGCCATATCACCAATGCCAATGACGGTCAGGTGCGCCCTATCGGTCCGCGCGCCCGTCATCTCAATGGCGATTACCCTTACGCTCACGGGAGCCAGAACCAGCTTGACCACTGGCGCGAGGCAGGGCTGCTGACTGGCGGACCCGAAAGCCATGCTGCACCGCGCAGCACTGTCTGGCATGGCGAGACAATATTGGCGGGCATGGCGCTGGAAAGCGCTGCACGCGCCTATATCGACATTAATTGCGCACACTGCCATTCGCGCACGGGACATGCGCGCACCTCCGGGCTTTACCTGGAGCCGTCTGACCCGGTGGGGCCGGCCTTTGGCGTATGCAAACCGCCGATTGCGGCCGGGCGCGGAACCGGCAACCGGCTCTATTCCATCGTGCCGGGCGACAGCCACGCCTCCATCTTCACTTTCCGCATGGAAACGACGCGGCCCGACGCCATGATGCCGGAGCTGGGCCGCAGCGTGGCGCATCGTGAAGGTCTGGCCCTCGTTGCTGCCTGGATCGATGCGATGGCGGGGGAATGCTAA
- a CDS encoding parallel beta-helix domain-containing protein has protein sequence MTAIWRAGLAAFSALIVLQACGQQTGQTRDVSDADREYQHVLMEALLDAAPGSVIEIPAGVFVIERGLSLANVDGVTIRGAGMDETILSFAEQRAGAEGLLVTSANNFTIEDLAIEDSIGDALKITGSENVIIRRVRTEWTRGVSTDNGAYGIYPVLTTNVLIEESVAIGASDAGIYVGQSDNIVVRNNRAEYNVAGIEIENSMDADVYGNVATNNTGGILVFNMPNLPRPGHGTRVFDNDVHENNTRNFGHAGTPVANVPAGTGILVNSNDDVEIFNNRVARNRTANVIISSLHSAGFSELGVESDFDPYPERIHIHGNTFEGGGNNPDGMDLQALRIALFGPTGRIPDVLWDGYVDEAKMVDGSLPDDLRLCVSGAEVLNADGPGGYGNPRIVTAEHACSHPPRAAVELPF, from the coding sequence ATGACAGCTATCTGGCGCGCCGGGCTGGCGGCTTTTTCCGCGCTGATCGTGCTGCAGGCCTGTGGCCAGCAGACCGGCCAGACACGCGATGTTTCAGACGCAGACCGTGAATACCAGCATGTGCTGATGGAGGCGCTGCTGGATGCCGCGCCCGGCAGCGTGATCGAGATACCGGCCGGTGTATTCGTTATCGAGCGAGGGCTTTCACTGGCGAATGTGGACGGCGTAACGATCCGTGGTGCGGGCATGGACGAAACGATCCTCTCCTTTGCCGAGCAGCGCGCGGGCGCGGAAGGCCTTCTTGTCACCAGCGCCAACAATTTCACCATTGAAGACCTCGCCATTGAGGACTCCATCGGCGATGCGCTGAAAATCACCGGCTCTGAAAATGTCATTATCCGCCGGGTACGCACCGAATGGACCCGGGGCGTCTCCACCGATAATGGCGCCTACGGCATCTATCCGGTTCTGACCACGAATGTGCTGATCGAGGAATCGGTGGCCATCGGCGCGTCGGATGCGGGCATTTATGTCGGCCAGTCGGACAATATCGTCGTGCGCAATAACCGCGCCGAGTACAATGTGGCGGGCATCGAGATCGAAAACTCGATGGATGCTGACGTGTACGGCAATGTGGCCACCAACAATACGGGCGGGATTCTCGTCTTCAACATGCCCAACCTGCCGCGGCCCGGCCATGGCACGCGCGTGTTCGACAATGATGTCCATGAGAATAATACGCGCAATTTCGGCCATGCCGGCACGCCGGTCGCCAATGTGCCAGCCGGCACAGGCATTCTGGTCAACTCCAACGATGATGTGGAGATTTTCAACAACCGCGTGGCACGCAACCGCACGGCCAATGTGATTATCTCTTCGCTCCATTCGGCCGGGTTTTCAGAGCTCGGCGTAGAGAGCGATTTTGATCCCTATCCTGAGCGCATCCACATCCATGGGAATACGTTCGAGGGCGGCGGCAATAATCCTGACGGGATGGATCTGCAGGCTCTGCGCATCGCCCTGTTCGGGCCTACGGGCCGCATCCCGGATGTGCTGTGGGACGGGTATGTGGACGAGGCCAAGATGGTGGACGGGTCATTGCCGGATGATCTGCGGCTGTGCGTCTCTGGCGCCGAAGTGCTCAATGCCGACGGTCCCGGCGGCTATGGCAATCCGCGCATCGTGACGGCAGAGCATGCCTGCTCGCATCCGCCGCGCGCGGCGGTGGAACTGCCCTTCTAG
- a CDS encoding thermonuclease family protein, with product MLSILAAPMAAAQQVIPGPLEAEILRVIDGDTIEVRAFIWPGHSVETRVRLADVDAPEIRRVQCEAEREAGHRAKAFVENLLTPEGQPGGRVAIRNVQLGSFAGRVIAAMDLPDGRDLGSVLLEAGLATPYNARGGWCPSLESTLESAQEASASRS from the coding sequence TTGTTAAGCATTCTTGCCGCGCCCATGGCGGCGGCCCAGCAAGTCATTCCCGGTCCGCTGGAGGCCGAGATACTGCGCGTGATCGACGGCGATACGATCGAGGTGCGTGCCTTTATCTGGCCGGGTCATAGCGTGGAGACGCGGGTGCGGCTGGCCGATGTGGATGCGCCGGAAATCCGCCGGGTACAATGTGAGGCAGAGCGCGAGGCCGGACACAGGGCCAAGGCGTTTGTCGAAAATTTGCTGACGCCCGAAGGCCAGCCGGGGGGGCGTGTTGCCATCCGCAATGTGCAGCTGGGCAGTTTTGCGGGGCGTGTGATTGCCGCGATGGACCTGCCCGACGGGCGTGATCTCGGGTCTGTGCTGCTAGAGGCAGGTCTTGCCACGCCCTACAATGCGCGCGGCGGCTGGTGCCCCTCTCTGGAATCAACGCTTGAGAGCGCTCAGGAGGCTTCGGCGAGCCGTTCCTGA
- a CDS encoding DUF2061 domain-containing protein yields the protein MAEFFRMLLHRHDRLENGRPSAPGFLALFRPSRNTAKAVTYAIMHLVVAMSVAFLLTWNWRAALAIGLIEPAVQTVAYYFHEKAWAKAEKRRQERLAEAS from the coding sequence ATGGCCGAATTTTTCAGAATGCTCCTGCACCGGCACGACCGGCTGGAGAATGGCCGTCCGTCTGCGCCCGGCTTCCTCGCCCTGTTCCGCCCGTCGCGCAACACGGCCAAGGCCGTCACCTACGCCATCATGCACCTTGTCGTGGCGATGTCTGTTGCGTTCCTTCTGACCTGGAACTGGCGCGCCGCGCTGGCTATCGGCCTGATTGAACCGGCCGTGCAGACGGTCGCCTATTACTTCCATGAGAAGGCCTGGGCGAAGGCGGAAAAGCGCCGTCAGGAACGGCTCGCCGAAGCCTCCTGA
- the htpX gene encoding zinc metalloprotease HtpX, whose amino-acid sequence MTANTLRTFILLAALTGLFGAVGYLIGGPGGAAIALVIAGALNVMAWWNSDKMVLRMHGAREITPDERDPGLRRYAQDTITLADRAGMPRPRVYVIDTPQPNAFATGRDPNNAAVAATTGLLSRLTREEVAGVMAHELAHVKNRDTLTMTVTATLAGAIGFLANFALFFGGGRDRGGLIGAIALAIFAPMAAGLVQMAISRSREYEADRVGAEIAGNPMSLAAALEKIERGARTTLNPAAERNPATAHMFIINPLNGQGADNLFSTHPSTANRIARLRQMAGAGRYPGGPWGEEGPWSRGPSQPPSGGHGGPWG is encoded by the coding sequence ATGACAGCCAATACGCTGCGCACTTTCATCCTGCTCGCCGCCCTGACCGGGCTGTTCGGCGCGGTCGGCTATCTGATTGGCGGGCCGGGCGGGGCGGCAATAGCGCTGGTGATTGCAGGCGCGCTGAACGTGATGGCCTGGTGGAATTCCGACAAGATGGTGCTGCGCATGCATGGCGCGCGCGAGATCACGCCCGATGAGCGCGACCCGGGCCTTCGCCGCTATGCACAGGACACGATCACACTGGCCGACAGGGCGGGCATGCCACGCCCGCGCGTCTATGTGATCGATACCCCCCAGCCCAATGCCTTTGCCACCGGGCGCGACCCCAACAATGCCGCTGTTGCCGCCACGACGGGGCTTCTCTCCCGCCTCACGCGCGAGGAAGTCGCCGGGGTAATGGCCCATGAGCTCGCCCATGTGAAAAACCGCGACACGCTGACCATGACAGTCACCGCAACGCTGGCCGGGGCGATCGGCTTTCTGGCCAACTTTGCGCTCTTCTTTGGCGGCGGGCGTGACCGGGGCGGGTTGATCGGCGCGATTGCACTGGCGATCTTTGCGCCCATGGCGGCCGGACTTGTTCAGATGGCCATATCGCGCTCGCGCGAATACGAGGCCGACCGGGTCGGCGCCGAGATCGCCGGCAACCCGATGTCTCTCGCCGCAGCGCTGGAAAAGATCGAGCGCGGCGCACGCACCACGCTGAACCCGGCTGCCGAGCGCAATCCGGCGACCGCGCATATGTTCATCATCAATCCGCTGAACGGCCAGGGCGCCGACAATCTGTTCTCCACCCATCCCTCAACGGCCAACCGTATTGCCCGCCTGCGCCAGATGGCCGGTGCCGGACGCTATCCCGGCGGGCCTTGGGGCGAGGAAGGACCGTGGTCGCGCGGACCGTCGCAACCTCCATCCGGCGGCCATGGCGGTCCGTGGGGCTAG
- a CDS encoding DUF1674 domain-containing protein, producing the protein MSDDTSQDAKRPLSAAAQRALAEAEARRKAADAQEALPEELGGRKGPEPTRYGDWEKGGIAHDF; encoded by the coding sequence ATGAGCGATGACACTTCACAAGATGCCAAGCGCCCCTTGAGCGCTGCTGCACAGCGCGCCCTGGCCGAGGCCGAGGCGCGCCGCAAGGCGGCTGACGCGCAAGAGGCTTTGCCTGAAGAGCTGGGCGGGCGCAAAGGGCCTGAACCCACCCGCTATGGCGACTGGGAAAAAGGCGGCATCGCCCACGATTTTTAG